A genomic segment from Corylus avellana chromosome ca5, CavTom2PMs-1.0 encodes:
- the LOC132181785 gene encoding uncharacterized protein LOC132181785 — translation MGLPKVRGGLGFKDFYCFNKALLAKQIWLLWKTPKSLIARIMKAKYNPDASVLEAPLGKTPSFAWRSIQSSIGLIGEGLIWRMGMEIQLGSSRSRDSELWHFLWNLPIPNAEKHFFWRACHEILPTRDNLWRRKVIDDPRCPICESKEESTFHILWQCQSAKDVWGVGNLKFQKSVFVGPSFIQADAGLEAFERAQAVTSQASSLHDSHAPHKWRAPSHGWLKANWDATVGRKNGRLGVGIVIRDHRGEMCATKSWTQSGLLDPTAMEAMATFVAVQMCKALGLQHVQLEGDAHNVVEAVNNTEPNGSCWGHLVADIPSVLHAVQHWEMKHVPREAHQGAHVLAKLATTNDMDCEWFFAPPDCIRVILTAEQSALIPLT, via the exons ATGGGGCTGCCAAAGGTGCGTGGAGGTTTGGGATTCAAAGATTTCTATTGCTTCAATAAAGCTCTTTTGGCAAAACAGATTTGGCTTTTGTGGAAGACACCTAAAAGCTTAATTGCAAGAATTATGAAAGCTAAATACAATCCAGATGCTTCAGTTCTTGAGGCTCCCCTTGGAAAAACACCGTCCTTTGCTTGGAGAAGCATACAAAGTTCTATTGGTTTAATTGGAGAGGGTCTAATTTGGAGGATGGGAATGGAAATACAGCTC GGTTCTTCAAGGAGTCGCGACAGTGAGCTTTGGCACTTTCTATGGAATCTTCCTATTCCTAATGCGGAGAAGCATTTTTTCTGGCGTGCATGCCATGAAATCCTCCCAACTCGTGATAACCTTTGGCGCCGAAAGGTGATCGATGATCCTAGATGTCCGATTTGTGAGTCTAAGGAGGAGTCCacttttcatattttgtggCAGTGCCAATCGGCAAAGGATGTCTGGGGTGTTGGAAATTTGAAATTCCAAAAGAGTGTGTTTGTGGGACCAAGTTTCATCCAG GCAGATGCTGGGTTGGAGGCCTTCGAACGAGCACAAGCAGTAACATCTCAGGCAAGCTCTCTACATGATTCACATGCTCCCCACAAATGGAGGGCACCTTCCCATGGATGGCTTAAGGCGAACTGGGATGCAACAGTGGGGAGGAAGAATGGGAGGCTAGGGGTGGGTATAGTCATTCGTGACCATCGTGGAGAGATGTGTGCCACAAAGAGTTGGACCCAATCTGGACTTTTGGATCCCACTGCAATGGAGGCTATGGCTACTTTCGTGGCAGTTCAAATGTGTAAAGCATTGGGATTACAGCATGTTCAATTGGAAGGTGACGCACATAATGTGGTTGAAGCTGTGAATAATACTGAACCAAATGGGAGTTGTTGGGGACATCTTGTGGCCGATATTCCCTCGGTATTACATGCAGTTCAGCATTGGGAGATGAAGCACGTCCCAAGGGAAGCCCATCAGGGGGCTCATGTTCTCGCCAAACTAGCCACAACCAATGATATGGATTGTGAGTGGTTTTTTGCACCACCAGATTGTATTAGAGTTATTTTAACGGCAGAGCAATCTGCTCTGATTCCGTTGACTTGA